A genome region from Panthera leo isolate Ple1 chromosome A2, P.leo_Ple1_pat1.1, whole genome shotgun sequence includes the following:
- the CA2H3orf62 gene encoding uncharacterized protein C3orf62 homolog isoform X1, whose product MTGRAAGAGGPGAGGGGSGRPRGSRQIAGSSRESRATPAAREEGPPLPAPHTWSVGYCGLCPVAWIKLQEMRLSGVVCNFICNVILMMLCAFTMYYIIKTWSLLGEMSEKLRRCRKELTAAIDRAFEGVSHSQECSGQQRLEQNTAPPLSFPLPVHRLLCRRHPLAACSSSPAPFAPVPCASETESPAFAPNHAPMNAKPHALCAKRKPLTSKENVLMHSSILAPERQFWRAAGDGENWRKDSLRKDMEKDLKVDSNMPLSNSNQEVTKDLLDMIDHASIRAIEELAGKLEFENALSRVCGRCGGSPFREEAWALLSDESPQKASDAEPGSLKQAFDDHSIVETVLDLEEDYNLMASFKYQIDSSWQTKQSLNCFRGNTKLCFGLAESK is encoded by the exons ATGACTGGACGGGCGGCAGGGGCGGGCGGGCCGGGAGCCGGGGGAGGCGGGTCCGGGCGTCCCCGGGGCTCCCGGCAGATTGCAGGTTCCTCCCGAGAATCAAGGGCCACACCCGCCGCACGGGAGGAAGGccccccccttcccgccccccacACCTGGAGTGTGGGTTACTGTGGCCTCTGCCCTGTGGCGTGGATCAAGCTCCAGGAGATGCGCCTTTCGGGGGTGGTTTGCAACTTCATCTGTAACGTTATACTCATGATGCTCTGTGCATTTACAATGTATTACATAATAAAGACGTGGTCGCTTTTAGGGGAAATGTCTGAAAAACTGAGAAGATGCAGAAAGGAGCTGACTGCAGCCATTGACCGAGCCTTTGAAGGTGTCAGTCATTCCCAGGAGTGCTCAGGCCAGCAGAGGCTGGAGCAGAATACCGCGCCGCcgctctccttccccctccctgtgcACCGGCTCCTCTGCAGGAGGCACCCGCTGGcagcctgctcctcctcccctgctccttttgCTCCAGTCCCTTGTGCTTCTGAGACAGAGAGCCCTGCCTTTGCTCCAAACCATGCCCCAATGAATGCAAAGCCACATGCTTTATGCGCGAAAAGAAAACCTCTGACCAGTAAGGAAAACGTATTGATGCATTCCTCCATTTTGGCACCCGAAAGACAGTTTTGGAGAGCTGCGGGAGATGGGGAGAACTGGAGAAAAGACAGCCTAAG GAAAGATATGGAGAAAGATTTGAAGGTTGACTCAAACATGCCACTCAGCAATTCTAACCAAGAGGTCACAAAGGATCTGCTTGATATGATCG accATGCAAGCATCCGAGCTATTGAAGAACTGGCTGGGAAGCTAGAATTTGAAAATGCGCTGAGCCGTGTGTGTGGCCGCTGTGGAGGCTCGCCCTTCAGGGAGGAGGCCTGGGCTCTGCTCTCCGATGAGAGCCCTCAGAAGGCCTCAGATGCAGAGCCTGGCAGCCTCAAGCAGGCTTTTGATGATCACAGTATCGTCGAGACTGTGCTGGACTTGGAAGAGGACTACAATTTGATGGCCTCTTTTAAATACCAAATTGA
- the CA2H3orf62 gene encoding uncharacterized protein C3orf62 homolog isoform X3, whose protein sequence is MTGRAAGAGGPGAGGGGSGRPRGSRQIAGSSRESRATPAAREEGPPLPAPHTWSVGYCGLCPVAWIKLQEMRLSGVVCNFICNVILMMLCAFTMYYIIKTWSLLGEMSEKLRRCRKELTAAIDRAFEGVSHSQECSGQQRLEQNTAPPLSFPLPVHRLLCRRHPLAACSSSPAPFAPVPCASETESPAFAPNHAPMNAKPHALCAKRKPLTSKENVLMHSSILAPERQFWRAAGDGENWRKDSLRKDMEKDLKVDSNMPLSNSNQEVTKDLLDMIDHASIRAIEELAGKLEFENALSRVCGRCGGSPFREEAWALLSDESPQKASDAEPGSLKQAFDDHSIVETVLDLEEDYNLMASFKYQIE, encoded by the exons ATGACTGGACGGGCGGCAGGGGCGGGCGGGCCGGGAGCCGGGGGAGGCGGGTCCGGGCGTCCCCGGGGCTCCCGGCAGATTGCAGGTTCCTCCCGAGAATCAAGGGCCACACCCGCCGCACGGGAGGAAGGccccccccttcccgccccccacACCTGGAGTGTGGGTTACTGTGGCCTCTGCCCTGTGGCGTGGATCAAGCTCCAGGAGATGCGCCTTTCGGGGGTGGTTTGCAACTTCATCTGTAACGTTATACTCATGATGCTCTGTGCATTTACAATGTATTACATAATAAAGACGTGGTCGCTTTTAGGGGAAATGTCTGAAAAACTGAGAAGATGCAGAAAGGAGCTGACTGCAGCCATTGACCGAGCCTTTGAAGGTGTCAGTCATTCCCAGGAGTGCTCAGGCCAGCAGAGGCTGGAGCAGAATACCGCGCCGCcgctctccttccccctccctgtgcACCGGCTCCTCTGCAGGAGGCACCCGCTGGcagcctgctcctcctcccctgctccttttgCTCCAGTCCCTTGTGCTTCTGAGACAGAGAGCCCTGCCTTTGCTCCAAACCATGCCCCAATGAATGCAAAGCCACATGCTTTATGCGCGAAAAGAAAACCTCTGACCAGTAAGGAAAACGTATTGATGCATTCCTCCATTTTGGCACCCGAAAGACAGTTTTGGAGAGCTGCGGGAGATGGGGAGAACTGGAGAAAAGACAGCCTAAG GAAAGATATGGAGAAAGATTTGAAGGTTGACTCAAACATGCCACTCAGCAATTCTAACCAAGAGGTCACAAAGGATCTGCTTGATATGATCG accATGCAAGCATCCGAGCTATTGAAGAACTGGCTGGGAAGCTAGAATTTGAAAATGCGCTGAGCCGTGTGTGTGGCCGCTGTGGAGGCTCGCCCTTCAGGGAGGAGGCCTGGGCTCTGCTCTCCGATGAGAGCCCTCAGAAGGCCTCAGATGCAGAGCCTGGCAGCCTCAAGCAGGCTTTTGATGATCACAGTATCGTCGAGACTGTGCTGGACTTGGAAGAGGACTACAATTTGATGGCCTCTTTTAAATACCAAATTGAGTAA
- the USP4 gene encoding ubiquitin carboxyl-terminal hydrolase 4 isoform X4 gives MRKLFNIPAERETRLWNKYMSNTYEQLSKLDNTVQDAGLYQGQVLVIEPQNEDGTWPRQTLQSKSSTAPSRNFPTSPTSSASPYSSVSASSIANGDSTNTSGMHSSGVSRGGSAFSASYNCQESPSSHIQPGLCGLGNLGNTCFMNSALQCLSNTAPLTDYFLKDEYEAEINRDNPLGMKGEIAEAYAELIKQMWSGRDAHVAPRMFKTQVGRFAPQFSGYQQQDSQELLAFLLDGLHEDLNRVKKKPYLELKDANGRPDAVVAKEAWENHRLRNDSVIVDTFHGLFKSTLVCPECAKVSVTFDPFCYLTLPLPLKKDRVMEVFLVPADPCCRPTQYRVVVPLMGAVSDLCEALSRLSGIAAENMVVTDVYNHRFHKIFQMDEGLNHIMPRDDIFVYEVCSTSADGSECVTLPVYFRERKSRPSSTSSGAVLYGQPLLVSVPKHKLTLESLYQAVCERISRYIKQPLPDESGSSPLEPGACNGSRGSCEGEDEEEMEHQDEGREQLSDTEGSGEDELGNDCGETTQKKVKGQSRPKRLFTFSLVNSYGTADINSLATDGKLLKLNSRSTLAIDWDSETRSLYYDEQESEAYEKHVSMLQPQKKKKTAVALRDCIELFTTMETLGEHDPWYCPNCKKHQQATKKFDLWSLPKILVVHLKRFSYNRYWRDKLDTVVEFPVRALNMSEFVCDLSARPYVYDLIAVSNHYGAMGVGHYTAYAKNKLNGKWYYFDDSNVSLASEDQIVTKAAYVLFYQRRDDEFYKTPSLISFSGSSEGGTSPSSSQQGMGDDEACSMDTN, from the exons aTCAAGCACTGCACCTAGCAGAAATTTTCCTACCTCTCCAACATCATCAGCAAGTCCCTATTCCTCAGTGTCTGCCTCTTCCATTGCAAATGGTGATAGCACTAACACCTCTGGGATGCACAGTTCCGGTGTCAGCAGGGG TGGATCTGCCTTCTCTGCTTCGTATAATTGTCAGGAGTCCCCATCGTCTCACATACAGCCTGGGCTCTGCGGACTTGGAAACCTGGGGAACACTTGCTTCATGAACTCTGCTTTACAG TGCTTGAGCAACACCGCACCACTGACTGACTACTTTCTCAAAGATGAGTATGAGGCTGAGATCAACAGAGACAATCCTCTGGGAATGAAAGGGGAAATTGCAGAAGCCTATGCAGAGCTCATTAAACAGATGTGGTCTGGAAGGGATGCTCACGTGGCACCTCGCATGTTCAAA ACCCAAGTGGGACGTTTCGCCCCTCAGTTTTCTGGCTACCAGCAACAAGACTCTCAGGAGTTGTTAGCCTTTCTTCTAGATGGATTGCATGAAGATCTGAACCGTGTAAAGAAGAAGCCCTACCTGGAGCTGAAGGATGCCAATGGGCGGCCAGATGCG GTGGTGGCAAAGGAAGCCTGGGAGAATCACAGGTTGAGGAATGACTCTGTGATTGTGGACACATTCCATGGCCTCTTCAAATCTACTTTGGTTTGCCCAGAATGTGCTAAGGTTTCTGTGACCTTTGACCCGTTTTGCTATCTAACTCTCCCACTGCCCCTGAAGAAAGATAGAGTTATGGAGGTCTTCCTGGTTCCTGCTGACCCTTGCTGCAGACCTACTCAG TACCGCGTGGTTGTGCCGCTGATGGGGGCTGTGTCTGACCTGTGCGAGGCTCTCTCCAGGCTGTCTGGCATTGCTGCAGAAAAC ATGGTGGTCACAGATGTATATAATCACCGGTTCCACAAAATTTTCCAAATGGATGAAGGTTTAAACCACATCATGCCTCGGGATGACATTTTTGT GTACGAGGTCTGCAGCACCTCCGCTGATGGCTCTGAGTGTGTCACACTTCCAGTCTACTTCAGGGAAAGGAAGTCCAGGCCTTCGAGCACTTCTTCCGGGGCAGTGCTGTATGGACAGCCACTGCTGGTTTCTGTTCCCAAGCACAAGCTAACCCTTGAGTCTTTGTACCAGGCTGTTTGTGAGCGTATCAG cCGCTATATAAAACAGCCTTTGCCTGATGAGTCTGGCAGCTCGCCCTTGGAGCCGGGGGCCTGCAATGGCTCCAGGGGCAGCTGTGAAG GAGAAGACGAAGAAGAAATGGAGCATCAGGACGAAGGCAGAGAGCAACTTTCAGACACAGAAGGCAGTGGGGAGGACGAGCTGGGAAATGACTGCGGGGAGACCACCCAAAAGAAGGTCAAAGGCCAGTCCCGCCCGAAAAGGCTTTTTACCTTCAGCCTCGTGAACTCCTACGGAACAGCTGATATAAATTCCCTTGCAACTGATGGAAAACTACTTAAACTCAATT CTCGATCCACACTGGCCATTGATTGGGACAGTGAGACCCGGAGCCTTTATTATGATGAGCAAGAATCTGAG GCCTATGAGAAGCACGTGAGCATGTTGCAgcctcagaagaagaagaagaccgCGGTGGCGCTGAGAGACTGTATTGAGCTCTTCACCACCATGGAGACCCTTGGGGAGCATGACCCCTG gTACTGTCCCAACTGTAAGAAGCATCAGCAGGCCACAAAGAAGTTTGACCTGTGGTCCTTGCCGAAGATCCTGGTGGTCCACCTCAAACGTTTCTCCTACAATAGATACTGGAGGGATAAGCTCGACACCGTTGTGGAATTCCCCGTCAG AGCTCTGAACATGTCCGAGTTTGTGTGTGACCTGTCAGCAAGGCCTTATGTGTACGACCTCATTGCCGTGTCTAATCATTATGGAGCCATGGGGGTTGGCCACT ACACCGCATACGCGAAGAACAAACTGAACGGgaaatggtattattttgatgATAGCAATGTGTCCCTGGCCTCCGAGGATCAGATAGTG ACAAAAGCAGCTTACGTGCTATTTTACCAACGTCGAGATGATGAATTTTATAAGACACCTTCACTCATCAGTTTTTCTGGATCCTCTGAGGGAGGGACGAGCCCAAGCAGCTCACAGCAGGGCATGGGGGACGATGAGGCTTGCAGCATGGACACCAACTGA
- the CA2H3orf62 gene encoding uncharacterized protein C3orf62 homolog isoform X2 codes for MTGRAAGAGGPGAGGGGSGRPRGSRQIAGSSRESRATPAAREEGPPLPAPHTWSVGYCGLCPVAWIKLQEMRLSGVVCNFICNVILMMLCAFTMYYIIKTWSLLGEMSEKLRRCRKELTAAIDRAFEGVSHSQECSGQQRLEQNTAPPLSFPLPVHRLLCRRHPLAACSSSPAPFAPVPCASETESPAFAPNHAPMNAKPHALCAKRKPLTSKENVLMHSSILAPERQFWRAAGDGENWRKDSLRKDMEKDLKVDSNMPLSNSNQEVTKDLLDMIDHASIRAIEELAGKLEFENALSRVCGRCGGSPFREEAWALLSDESPQKASDAEPGSLKQAFDDHSIVETVLDLEEDYNLMASFKYQIEMPGQHSRLSRS; via the exons ATGACTGGACGGGCGGCAGGGGCGGGCGGGCCGGGAGCCGGGGGAGGCGGGTCCGGGCGTCCCCGGGGCTCCCGGCAGATTGCAGGTTCCTCCCGAGAATCAAGGGCCACACCCGCCGCACGGGAGGAAGGccccccccttcccgccccccacACCTGGAGTGTGGGTTACTGTGGCCTCTGCCCTGTGGCGTGGATCAAGCTCCAGGAGATGCGCCTTTCGGGGGTGGTTTGCAACTTCATCTGTAACGTTATACTCATGATGCTCTGTGCATTTACAATGTATTACATAATAAAGACGTGGTCGCTTTTAGGGGAAATGTCTGAAAAACTGAGAAGATGCAGAAAGGAGCTGACTGCAGCCATTGACCGAGCCTTTGAAGGTGTCAGTCATTCCCAGGAGTGCTCAGGCCAGCAGAGGCTGGAGCAGAATACCGCGCCGCcgctctccttccccctccctgtgcACCGGCTCCTCTGCAGGAGGCACCCGCTGGcagcctgctcctcctcccctgctccttttgCTCCAGTCCCTTGTGCTTCTGAGACAGAGAGCCCTGCCTTTGCTCCAAACCATGCCCCAATGAATGCAAAGCCACATGCTTTATGCGCGAAAAGAAAACCTCTGACCAGTAAGGAAAACGTATTGATGCATTCCTCCATTTTGGCACCCGAAAGACAGTTTTGGAGAGCTGCGGGAGATGGGGAGAACTGGAGAAAAGACAGCCTAAG GAAAGATATGGAGAAAGATTTGAAGGTTGACTCAAACATGCCACTCAGCAATTCTAACCAAGAGGTCACAAAGGATCTGCTTGATATGATCG accATGCAAGCATCCGAGCTATTGAAGAACTGGCTGGGAAGCTAGAATTTGAAAATGCGCTGAGCCGTGTGTGTGGCCGCTGTGGAGGCTCGCCCTTCAGGGAGGAGGCCTGGGCTCTGCTCTCCGATGAGAGCCCTCAGAAGGCCTCAGATGCAGAGCCTGGCAGCCTCAAGCAGGCTTTTGATGATCACAGTATCGTCGAGACTGTGCTGGACTTGGAAGAGGACTACAATTTGATGGCCTCTTTTAAATACCAAATTGA